Proteins found in one Micrococcales bacterium genomic segment:
- a CDS encoding phosphatase PAP2 family protein produces MDRRLAALAAVFWLAASALACRVVNTSTVPLIDVRIATAAHDLAVANPWLAGVATFFAVMGSAAVLTPLTVAVVIVLARAGRVWWAAWVGACGLGGVVVSEIVKYSVDRARPVWPDPFVTLTSPSFPSGHSMAGIYGYVVFGVVAWHLLSWRWPAVVLIAFGVLMGPSRVLLGVHWPTDVLAGWLLAAAWCCTAGVIVRRVRAARGSPPARTPPPAGTPR; encoded by the coding sequence ATGGACCGCCGCCTCGCCGCCCTTGCCGCCGTCTTCTGGCTCGCGGCCAGTGCCCTCGCGTGCCGGGTCGTCAACACGTCGACGGTCCCGCTCATCGACGTACGCATCGCCACCGCGGCGCACGACCTCGCTGTGGCCAACCCGTGGTTGGCCGGCGTGGCCACGTTCTTCGCCGTGATGGGAAGCGCGGCGGTGCTCACACCGCTGACCGTGGCCGTGGTGATCGTGCTCGCGCGCGCCGGTCGCGTGTGGTGGGCCGCGTGGGTGGGGGCGTGCGGACTCGGCGGAGTCGTGGTCTCGGAGATCGTCAAGTACTCCGTCGACCGGGCGCGGCCGGTGTGGCCGGATCCATTCGTGACCCTGACGTCCCCGTCGTTCCCCAGCGGCCACAGCATGGCCGGCATCTACGGCTACGTGGTGTTCGGGGTGGTGGCCTGGCACCTGCTGTCCTGGCGCTGGCCCGCGGTGGTACTCATCGCCTTCGGCGTCCTCATGGGACCAAGTCGCGTCCTGCTCGGCGTCCACTGGCCCACCGACGTGCTGGCCGGGTGGCTGCTGGCAGCGGCGTGGTGCTGCACAGCCGGCGTCATCGTCCGACGGGTGCGTGCGGCTAGAGGATCGCCCCCGGCGCGTACGCCGCCGCCTGCGGGTACTCCCCGGTGA